From Candidatus Eremiobacteraceae bacterium, one genomic window encodes:
- a CDS encoding metallophosphoesterase family protein has product MRFGIISDIHGNLEALDAVLGEIDAAKIDKLLCLGDVVGYGPNPNECCARLRDWNCVTIAGNHDEAAVSNAGAEFFNPLAREALTWTQEALTPENRSYLESLPRDRHFDEAAAGGLAGGFALVHGAPVFHFDYISDVVDAQRAFERVEVPVTFIGHTHVAEVYYQDLEGRAFQQKLLHGGRIELAPTFRYLINPGSVGQPRDHNPQAAYAILDTADAIVEVRRVGYDVGSVRERMESLRLPAQLGARLAIGY; this is encoded by the coding sequence ATGCGATTTGGCATCATTTCAGATATCCACGGCAACCTCGAGGCCCTCGACGCAGTCCTCGGGGAGATTGACGCGGCCAAAATCGACAAGCTATTGTGCCTCGGTGACGTCGTCGGCTATGGCCCAAACCCGAACGAATGCTGCGCCCGTCTCCGCGATTGGAACTGTGTCACCATCGCCGGCAATCACGACGAAGCCGCGGTTTCCAACGCGGGTGCGGAATTTTTCAATCCGCTGGCGCGCGAAGCGCTGACCTGGACGCAGGAAGCGCTCACGCCGGAGAATCGCAGCTACCTCGAGAGCTTGCCGCGCGACAGGCATTTCGATGAGGCCGCCGCGGGCGGTCTGGCCGGCGGTTTCGCGCTGGTTCACGGCGCTCCGGTTTTCCATTTCGACTATATTTCCGACGTCGTGGATGCGCAGCGTGCGTTCGAGCGCGTCGAAGTCCCCGTGACGTTCATCGGGCATACGCACGTGGCCGAGGTCTACTATCAAGATCTGGAAGGGCGCGCGTTTCAGCAGAAACTGCTGCACGGAGGGCGCATCGAGCTCGCTCCAACCTTCCGTTACCTGATCAATCCGGGCAGCGTGGGTCAGCCGCGCGATCACAATCCGCAGGCCGCCTATGCTATTTTGGATACCGCCGATGCAATCGTGGAAGTCCGCCGCGTCGGCTACGATGTCGGCAGCGTGCGCGAACGGATGGAATCGCTCCGGCTGCCGGCGCAGCTCGGGGCGCGTCTCGCCATCGGCTACTGA
- a CDS encoding PaaI family thioesterase — protein MRFEYGEGTARSELITGDAFAGWRDIMHGGVVAVLLDEAMAHATLSTGVRCVTARLEIRFRKPVPTDKPLIVEGAVTSRRGRVLEVSGTLKGKDGTLYAEGRSRFVTDIGDGG, from the coding sequence ATGCGCTTCGAATACGGCGAAGGAACCGCACGCAGCGAACTCATCACGGGGGACGCCTTCGCCGGATGGCGCGACATCATGCACGGCGGCGTCGTGGCCGTGCTATTAGATGAAGCGATGGCGCACGCCACCCTCTCGACAGGCGTCCGGTGTGTGACTGCGCGCCTCGAGATCCGCTTCCGCAAACCTGTGCCGACCGACAAGCCCCTGATCGTCGAGGGCGCCGTGACCTCGCGCCGAGGGCGCGTCTTGGAAGTTTCGGGGACGTTGAAAGGTAAGGACGGTACACTCTATGCCGAGGGACGTTCGCGTTTTGTGACGGATATCGGCGATGGCGGCTGA
- the smpB gene encoding SsrA-binding protein SmpB — protein MAAETGGEKLITANRRAFHDYHILDRLEAGVVLTGTEVKSLRVNGCSLVDGYATVKNGEIWLMNVHVPPYQQGTFFSQHEARRDRKLLLHAREIARVAAELQEKGLSLVPLRVYFKRGVVKVEVGIGRGKKQYDKRAAIKQREARREVERVARRV, from the coding sequence ATGGCGGCTGAGACCGGCGGAGAGAAGCTGATCACGGCGAACCGGCGAGCGTTCCACGACTATCATATCCTCGATCGATTGGAAGCCGGCGTCGTTCTGACCGGCACGGAAGTGAAGAGCTTGCGCGTGAATGGATGCTCGCTCGTGGACGGCTACGCGACGGTCAAGAACGGCGAGATCTGGCTGATGAACGTGCACGTGCCCCCGTATCAACAGGGCACGTTCTTCTCGCAACACGAAGCGCGTCGCGACCGCAAGCTGTTGCTCCACGCGCGCGAGATCGCGCGCGTCGCGGCGGAGCTTCAGGAGAAAGGTCTGTCGCTCGTGCCCTTACGCGTCTATTTCAAGCGCGGGGTGGTGAAAGTCGAAGTCGGCATCGGCCGCGGCAAGAAGCAGTACGACAAGCGTGCGGCCATCAAGCAGCGCGAGGCGCGCCGGGAAGTCGAGCGCGTGGCGCGCCGCGTCTGA
- the tilS gene encoding tRNA lysidine(34) synthetase TilS: MRSRRTDAPLTGRQAPLGLLQDADVIAVATSGGSDSAAALLHARELAPHATLHACYVDHGVRPRDAIERDIAAVCAQARVASARVLVARLRGARTDAPKDEAFLRRARYIALRAMARRTGARVVVTGHHAGDIAEWVLLALFRGCGLDGLGAMTAMRPLSDGIVLARPFLGQTREQMTAVVERYGVPISTDETNTDVRYSRNLVRAFLARWSARSQGAVRALARSAALASEERAVLDAAAASAANSARIAIDTLDARALRDIPTALLRRIIRAAVRSAAGTIRDFTLAQCEAIAQAIRNRRGGTFKAGRATVLLSAGKLRVKPFAAAGHKGPPNIEADHKRPPNIAADHKGPPYTVTLRAAAVPRTARLSVRLPQSGDTCTPSGRRHAISLARFLAKQGVPRDRRTAVPLLCVNGQIAAAIGVRVMEPYAVHGAEPAVQIAWRPARVPGRPSATDSITMERSE, from the coding sequence ATGCGTTCCCGTCGCACCGACGCGCCGTTGACTGGCCGGCAAGCGCCGCTTGGCCTACTGCAGGACGCTGACGTCATAGCGGTCGCCACGTCCGGCGGAAGCGACAGCGCCGCTGCCCTGCTTCACGCGCGCGAACTCGCTCCGCACGCAACGCTCCATGCGTGCTACGTCGATCACGGCGTACGGCCGCGAGACGCGATCGAACGCGATATCGCCGCTGTGTGCGCTCAAGCGCGCGTCGCATCCGCGCGCGTTCTTGTGGCGCGCTTACGCGGCGCGCGGACGGATGCGCCCAAGGATGAAGCGTTCTTGCGGCGCGCGCGCTACATCGCGTTGCGCGCGATGGCCCGCCGCACCGGTGCCCGCGTTGTGGTCACCGGCCATCACGCGGGAGACATCGCCGAATGGGTGTTGCTCGCGCTATTCCGCGGCTGCGGCCTTGACGGGCTTGGCGCAATGACGGCGATGAGGCCGCTATCCGACGGGATCGTTCTCGCGCGGCCGTTCCTTGGCCAGACGCGCGAACAGATGACGGCCGTCGTCGAGCGGTATGGCGTGCCGATCTCGACAGATGAGACGAATACCGACGTGCGCTACAGTCGAAACTTGGTGCGTGCGTTTCTAGCCCGTTGGTCGGCGCGATCGCAGGGCGCGGTGCGCGCGCTCGCCCGATCGGCCGCGCTTGCTTCCGAGGAGCGCGCAGTGCTCGACGCGGCCGCCGCGTCGGCCGCGAATAGCGCGAGAATCGCTATCGATACGCTGGACGCGCGCGCACTGCGAGATATTCCAACAGCACTGCTGCGGCGTATCATCAGGGCCGCGGTACGTTCGGCCGCAGGTACGATCAGAGATTTCACGCTCGCGCAATGCGAAGCCATTGCGCAAGCGATCCGGAATCGGCGTGGCGGAACGTTCAAAGCGGGGCGAGCGACGGTGTTGCTGTCGGCGGGAAAGCTGCGCGTCAAACCATTTGCGGCGGCGGGCCATAAAGGCCCGCCCAACATCGAGGCGGACCATAAACGTCCGCCCAACATCGCGGCGGACCATAAAGGTCCGCCCTACACGGTTACGTTGCGCGCTGCAGCAGTGCCGCGGACAGCGCGACTCAGCGTTCGCTTGCCTCAAAGCGGAGATACGTGCACGCCGTCGGGTCGCCGTCATGCGATTTCGCTTGCGCGCTTTCTCGCAAAGCAAGGCGTGCCGCGCGACCGGCGCACGGCCGTGCCGCTGCTCTGCGTGAACGGACAAATCGCGGCGGCGATCGGCGTCCGCGTCATGGAACCGTACGCAGTCCACGGTGCGGAGCCGGCCGTTCAGATCGCCTGGCGGCCCGCACGTGTACCGGGCCGGCCGTCGGCGACCGATAGCATCACTATGGAGCGGAGCGAGTAA
- the hpt gene encoding hypoxanthine phosphoribosyltransferase: MKAAADLGMLGDIVFTADDIAAAIRRLADAIRRDYAGEPIVLVGVLKGAILFASDLMRQLSDYPITIDFIVVSSYGTGRRGAKGDVRLLKDLDTNPAGRNILLVEDIVDEGLTLEYLLNNLQSREPRSLRACALMDKPFHRMADVHVDYVGMTAPDAFLVGYGLDYQEAFRNLPYICKLSCPPNQ; this comes from the coding sequence ATGAAGGCTGCCGCGGACCTGGGGATGCTCGGCGATATCGTCTTTACCGCCGACGACATCGCCGCCGCGATTCGCCGATTGGCAGATGCGATTCGCCGGGACTATGCGGGCGAGCCGATAGTCTTGGTCGGCGTCCTGAAGGGCGCCATCCTCTTCGCATCTGATCTCATGCGTCAGCTCAGCGACTATCCGATCACGATCGACTTCATCGTGGTGAGTTCGTACGGCACCGGCCGACGCGGCGCAAAAGGCGACGTGCGCTTGCTGAAAGACCTCGACACCAATCCGGCCGGAAGAAACATCCTGCTGGTCGAGGACATCGTGGACGAAGGTCTCACCCTCGAATATCTTCTCAACAATCTACAGAGCCGGGAACCGCGAAGTTTGCGGGCCTGCGCGCTCATGGATAAGCCGTTCCATCGCATGGCGGACGTGCATGTGGACTACGTAGGGATGACGGCACCAGACGCATTTTTGGTAGGGTACGGATTGGACTACCAAGAAGCGTTCCGCAATCTTCCATACATCTGCAAGCTGTCATGTCCCCCCAATCAATGA